In the Hyphomonadaceae bacterium BL14 genome, one interval contains:
- a CDS encoding ComEC family competence protein: MLGAPAGFSAPDPSRLILWLPCALAAGAAAYFALPEEPPAWAARALMALALVLLVGGVLARSRAVVLYVLILTAVFVFGLGHAQMRTERTAPPPLETSGRAVAVEGWIEAVERGGSRPRLRIRVTAMEGTDEPPRRIRVRAGLADFAPGDGVRLRAVLSRPSGPAAPGGYDGGRAAWFDSVALTGYAIVALEPAAVESGGFGRWLAGLRWRLAQRVEAVAGAQTGAVAAALLTGERAGVSEEDAEALRLSGLGHILAISGLHMALFAGGVFFAVRFMLASIEPLARAHDPRKPAALIAILAATAYLILSGAAVSTQRAWIMACVVLIGVLIDRRAFSLRSLALAALAVLLIAPESVIHAGFQMSFAAVAALIAVYEAWMRVRPPPEGRPGLIGRAMGSFAGLAVTSLVAGAATGAFAAFHFQRMAAYGMVANLLAMPVFTFWVMPAGVMALAAAPFGLESVFLFAMDQGLRIVLAIAHWTARLDGAAVQVTAADGRVVALYAAGFALLTIGLGLARLTGGAVTLLALALWSAQSPPDLMIADGGVVLARFEDGGGFQTTHTRRARFAATALLQRAGEGGAPVARAGLACDGLGCAGRTVEGVLVAVTGNPEALVEDCERADLILFDGRASAWRKRRCAAILLDDRARDELGGAEVWIRDGRVIRLRTANDARRGRPWET, translated from the coding sequence GTGCTGGGCGCCCCTGCGGGCTTCAGCGCGCCGGATCCGTCACGTCTGATCCTGTGGCTGCCCTGCGCCTTAGCGGCAGGTGCCGCGGCGTATTTTGCGCTGCCCGAAGAACCGCCGGCCTGGGCCGCGCGTGCCCTGATGGCGCTCGCGCTCGTTTTGCTGGTGGGCGGAGTGCTGGCGCGCAGCCGTGCCGTGGTTCTCTACGTCCTCATTCTCACCGCCGTGTTCGTATTCGGGCTTGGCCACGCCCAGATGCGCACCGAGCGCACCGCGCCCCCGCCGCTGGAAACATCAGGGCGCGCCGTCGCCGTGGAGGGCTGGATCGAGGCGGTGGAGCGTGGCGGCTCGCGGCCGCGCCTGCGCATCCGGGTCACCGCCATGGAGGGCACCGACGAGCCGCCCCGGCGCATAAGGGTGCGGGCAGGCCTTGCTGATTTCGCGCCGGGGGACGGGGTGCGCCTGCGCGCGGTGCTCAGCCGTCCGTCCGGACCGGCCGCGCCGGGCGGATATGATGGCGGGCGTGCGGCGTGGTTCGATTCTGTGGCGCTGACGGGCTACGCGATTGTGGCGCTTGAGCCCGCTGCGGTGGAGAGCGGCGGGTTCGGTCGATGGCTGGCGGGGCTGCGATGGCGGCTGGCCCAGAGGGTCGAGGCGGTGGCAGGCGCGCAAACCGGTGCTGTGGCCGCCGCCCTGCTGACCGGCGAGCGTGCGGGGGTCAGCGAAGAGGACGCCGAAGCGCTGCGCCTGTCGGGCCTGGGGCATATTCTGGCAATTTCCGGCCTGCACATGGCGCTGTTCGCAGGCGGTGTGTTCTTCGCGGTGCGGTTCATGCTGGCGAGTATCGAGCCGCTGGCGCGCGCCCATGATCCGCGAAAGCCCGCCGCCCTGATCGCGATCCTGGCGGCCACCGCCTATCTCATCCTGTCTGGCGCGGCCGTGTCGACCCAGCGCGCCTGGATCATGGCCTGCGTGGTGCTCATCGGCGTGCTGATCGACCGGCGGGCCTTCTCCCTGCGCTCGCTGGCGCTGGCGGCGCTGGCCGTGCTGCTGATCGCACCCGAAAGCGTGATTCATGCCGGCTTTCAGATGAGCTTTGCCGCCGTGGCGGCGCTGATCGCGGTGTATGAGGCGTGGATGCGGGTGCGGCCCCCGCCAGAAGGCCGCCCCGGCTTGATCGGGCGCGCCATGGGCAGCTTTGCCGGTCTCGCCGTCACATCGCTGGTGGCGGGCGCGGCCACTGGTGCCTTCGCCGCCTTTCATTTCCAGCGCATGGCCGCGTACGGCATGGTCGCTAACCTGCTGGCCATGCCGGTCTTCACCTTCTGGGTGATGCCGGCGGGCGTGATGGCGCTGGCCGCTGCGCCCTTCGGGCTGGAGAGTGTGTTCCTGTTCGCCATGGACCAGGGTCTGCGCATCGTGCTCGCCATAGCCCACTGGACGGCGCGGCTGGACGGCGCGGCGGTGCAGGTGACAGCCGCTGACGGGCGGGTTGTGGCGCTGTATGCGGCCGGATTTGCGCTGCTGACCATCGGCCTAGGGCTGGCGCGTCTGACAGGTGGGGCCGTGACGCTTCTGGCGCTGGCCCTGTGGAGCGCGCAAAGCCCGCCTGATCTGATGATCGCTGACGGCGGCGTGGTGCTGGCCCGTTTTGAAGACGGCGGCGGGTTTCAGACGACCCATACCCGCCGCGCGCGCTTTGCCGCCACGGCCCTGCTGCAGCGGGCCGGGGAGGGCGGGGCCCCGGTGGCGCGCGCCGGCCTCGCCTGTGACGGGCTGGGCTGTGCGGGCCGCACGGTGGAAGGCGTACTGGTGGCCGTGACAGGCAACCCGGAAGCGCTGGTGGAGGATTGCGAGCGCGCTGACCTGATCCTGTTTGACGGCCGTGCCAGCGCCTGGCGCAAAAGGCGCTGCGCCGCCATCCTGCTGGATGATCGCGCGCGCGACGAACTGGGTGGGGCCGAAGTGTGGATCCGCGACGGCCGCGTCATCCGCCTGCGCACCGCCAACGACGCGCGGCGGGGGCGGCCGTGGGAGACGTGA
- the parC gene encoding DNA topoisomerase IV subunit A, which produces MGEQFPGDGGRIFEESFEDALSSRYLAYALSTITQRALPDARDGLKPVHRRLLYAMRLLKLDPDSAFKKCARVVGDVIGRFHPHGDQAVYEALVRLAQDFASRYPLVEGQGNFGNVDGDGAAAMRYTEARLTEAARLILQDYDAGTVDFRTTYDGEDEEPLVLPAAFPNLLANGSAGIAVGMATNIPPHNAAELCDAARHLIKTPNAATETLMNYVKGPDFPTGGVCVEPAGSMLEAYETGRGGFRLRARWEVEEAARGQWRVIVTEIPYLVQKSRLIERIASLMELKKLPLLADVMDESAEDIRVVFEPKSRAVDPALLMESLFRVTDLEVRFAMNMNVLDATGAPRVVGLKEALRIWLDHRQVVVVRRARARLEKVEDRLAVLAGYIIAFLNLDEVIRIIREEDEPRPVLMAAFSLTERQAEAILNMRLRSLRKLEEMTLRAEADTLGGERSALQELIADEAVQWRAVDSEIAEVKKRFGPATPLGKRRTDFADAPSADLSDAVDEALIAREPITVILSRMGWIRALKGHVDDLSTLKHKDGDETLFAVKAETTDKLLLFTTDGRWFTLDAAKLPGGRGFGEPVRLMVDAADDADPVTLLRHDPARKLLLASTSGHGFVVEEKELPASKRAGRQVLTLGAGARAMAAVPVAGDRVAVLGENRKLLVFPLDDMPEMVRGKGVRLIGGSKQAGLADIAVFASQEGLLRIDPAGRRHLVEDWRLFEGRRAQAGKLAPKGFSSKRFDGR; this is translated from the coding sequence ATGGGCGAGCAGTTTCCCGGAGACGGCGGGCGGATTTTCGAAGAGAGCTTTGAGGACGCATTGTCCTCGCGCTATCTCGCCTATGCGCTGTCCACCATCACCCAGCGGGCCCTGCCCGATGCGCGCGACGGGCTGAAACCGGTCCACCGGCGCCTGCTATACGCCATGCGGCTTTTGAAGCTGGACCCGGATTCGGCCTTCAAGAAATGCGCGCGCGTGGTGGGTGATGTGATCGGCCGCTTCCACCCCCATGGCGACCAGGCGGTGTATGAGGCGCTGGTGCGCCTGGCCCAGGATTTCGCCAGCCGCTATCCGCTGGTCGAGGGCCAGGGCAATTTCGGCAATGTGGACGGCGATGGCGCGGCGGCCATGCGCTATACCGAAGCGCGCCTGACCGAAGCCGCCCGCCTGATCTTGCAGGATTATGACGCCGGCACGGTCGATTTTCGCACCACGTATGACGGCGAGGATGAGGAGCCGCTGGTGCTGCCGGCGGCCTTCCCGAACCTCTTGGCCAACGGATCGGCGGGCATTGCGGTGGGCATGGCCACCAATATCCCGCCCCATAACGCCGCCGAGCTGTGCGATGCGGCGCGCCATCTGATCAAGACCCCCAACGCCGCCACCGAGACCTTGATGAACTACGTCAAGGGTCCCGACTTCCCCACCGGCGGGGTGTGCGTCGAGCCGGCCGGCTCCATGCTGGAGGCCTATGAGACCGGGCGCGGCGGTTTCCGCCTGCGCGCGCGCTGGGAGGTTGAGGAGGCGGCGCGCGGCCAATGGCGCGTGATCGTCACCGAAATTCCCTATCTGGTCCAGAAATCGCGCCTGATTGAACGTATTGCATCGCTGATGGAGCTCAAGAAGCTGCCGCTTCTGGCCGATGTGATGGATGAGAGCGCGGAAGATATCCGCGTGGTGTTCGAGCCCAAAAGCCGCGCCGTCGATCCGGCCCTGCTGATGGAATCGCTGTTCCGGGTCACCGATCTGGAAGTGCGCTTTGCCATGAACATGAATGTGCTGGACGCCACAGGCGCGCCGCGCGTGGTGGGACTGAAAGAGGCGCTGCGCATCTGGCTCGACCACCGCCAGGTGGTGGTGGTGCGCCGCGCCCGCGCCCGGCTGGAAAAGGTGGAGGACCGGCTGGCGGTTCTCGCCGGCTACATCATCGCCTTCCTCAATCTCGATGAGGTGATCCGCATCATCCGTGAGGAGGACGAGCCGCGACCCGTCCTGATGGCGGCGTTCAGCCTGACCGAGCGTCAGGCCGAGGCGATCCTGAACATGCGCCTGCGCTCTCTGCGCAAGCTGGAAGAGATGACGCTGCGCGCCGAGGCGGACACGCTGGGCGGGGAGCGGTCGGCGCTGCAGGAGCTGATCGCTGACGAGGCGGTGCAGTGGAGAGCCGTGGATAGCGAGATTGCCGAGGTGAAGAAGCGCTTCGGCCCCGCCACGCCTCTGGGCAAGCGCCGCACCGATTTCGCCGACGCGCCGTCCGCCGATCTGTCCGACGCGGTGGATGAAGCGCTGATCGCGCGCGAGCCGATCACGGTCATCCTGTCGCGCATGGGCTGGATTCGCGCCCTGAAGGGCCATGTGGATGATCTGTCGACGCTGAAGCACAAGGACGGGGACGAGACCCTGTTCGCGGTCAAGGCCGAGACCACCGACAAGCTGCTCCTGTTCACCACAGACGGGCGTTGGTTCACGCTGGATGCAGCGAAATTGCCTGGCGGGCGCGGCTTTGGCGAGCCGGTGCGCCTGATGGTGGATGCCGCCGACGATGCCGACCCGGTGACGCTGCTGCGCCATGACCCGGCGCGCAAGCTGCTGCTTGCCTCCACATCGGGCCATGGCTTCGTGGTTGAAGAAAAGGAATTGCCTGCTTCCAAGCGGGCAGGCCGTCAGGTGCTGACACTGGGGGCCGGCGCACGCGCCATGGCCGCTGTGCCGGTCGCCGGCGACCGGGTGGCCGTGCTGGGCGAGAACCGCAAGCTCCTGGTCTTCCCGCTCGACGACATGCCCGAGATGGTGCGCGGCAAGGGCGTGCGCCTGATCGGCGGCTCCAAGCAGGCCGGGCTCGCCGACATTGCAGTGTTCGCCAGCCAAGAAGGTCTGCTGCGCATTGATCCGGCGGGCCGCAGGCATCTGGTCGAGGACTGGCGTCTCTTCGAGGGGCGGCGCGCCCAGGCTGGCAAGCTGGCGCCCAAGGGCTTTTCTTCCAAGAGGTTTGACGGGCGGTAG
- a CDS encoding M48 family metallopeptidase: MIAAAGLRTHIWNNNLKSIVLMAGFPLLLLALTYAGTLFFIAYSVDAPGQQEFALALDWTLSAIPFVLVAAGIWFIIAWLGYQKMIDAATGARTVRRADEPKLYNLLENLCISRGLTMPALRIIETPALNAYATGLSERQAAVTVTRGLMDSLEDDELEAVLAHELTHIRNRDVRLLVISVIFVGIISFVGQLFARGMLRGSMVRAGGARRGGGGNAGVLILVALAIVALSYVLALLIRFAMSRKREYMADAGAVELTRNPDAMIGALRKISGRSAIEEAPEEVRQMFLDNDTASFAGLFTTHPPIPKRIAALEAYAGGSSVRAGV, from the coding sequence ATGATCGCTGCGGCGGGTCTGCGCACGCATATCTGGAACAACAACCTGAAATCCATCGTCCTGATGGCAGGGTTCCCGCTGTTATTGCTGGCGCTGACCTATGCCGGAACGCTGTTCTTTATCGCGTACTCGGTGGACGCGCCGGGCCAGCAGGAATTCGCGCTGGCGCTGGACTGGACGCTGTCGGCCATCCCCTTCGTGCTGGTGGCGGCCGGGATCTGGTTCATCATTGCCTGGCTCGGCTACCAGAAGATGATCGATGCGGCCACCGGTGCGCGGACCGTGCGCCGGGCCGATGAGCCCAAGCTCTATAACCTCCTGGAAAATCTGTGTATCTCGCGCGGGCTGACCATGCCGGCCTTGCGCATTATCGAGACGCCGGCGCTTAACGCCTACGCCACCGGCCTCAGCGAGCGCCAGGCGGCGGTGACCGTGACGCGCGGGCTGATGGACAGCCTTGAGGATGACGAGCTCGAAGCGGTGCTGGCCCATGAGCTGACGCATATTCGCAACCGCGATGTGCGCCTGCTGGTGATCTCGGTGATCTTCGTGGGGATCATTTCCTTCGTCGGCCAGCTGTTTGCGCGCGGCATGCTGCGTGGCTCCATGGTGCGTGCGGGCGGGGCACGCCGGGGCGGGGGCGGCAATGCGGGCGTCCTGATCCTCGTGGCGCTGGCCATTGTGGCGCTGAGCTATGTGCTGGCGCTCCTGATCCGCTTCGCCATGTCGCGCAAACGCGAATACATGGCTGATGCCGGCGCGGTGGAGCTGACGCGCAATCCCGACGCCATGATCGGGGCGCTGCGCAAGATTTCCGGGCGATCGGCGATTGAGGAGGCACCCGAAGAGGTGCGCCAGATGTTCCTCGACAATGACACGGCGTCCTTTGCCGGCCTGTTCACGACCCATCCGCCGATCCCCAAGCGGATTGCGGCGCTGGAAGCCTATGCCGGCGGATCGTCGGTCCGGGCCGGGGTCTGA
- a CDS encoding TRAP transporter large permease subunit, translated as MELVIDLLPFVMFAAAFAALLRGYPVAFTLAGVAIVFALIGLALDLFDPLHLRAFPQRIYGNIMEMDKAILVAVPLFVFMGVMLEKSRIAEELLEAMGALFGAMRGGLGISVVIVGALLAASTGIVGATVVTMGLLSLPTMLKRGYDPGLASGTIAASGTLGQIIPPSIVLVLLGDQLSSAYADAQRRQGVFSPDIISVGDLFAGALIPGLMLVGAYILYQVFVAITRPGAAPAAPRSEVKADWGKILAALLPPLVLMIAVLGSILGGLATPTEAAAVGAVGATLLAGFRNAGGSANPLAGRGVVAIGALALAVLIGSVLVIDLRSGAPGAALTAGYALAAMAAAGGAFALWRLHRTGVLDAVMRATAQISAMVFVILIGASLFALVFRELGGDETVRAALEAVPGGIYGALAVVMIIMFLLGFFLDFIEITFVVVPIVAPVLLFMGVDPIWLGVLMALNLQTSFLTPPFGFALFYLRGVAPPQVTTAAIYRGAMPFVGIQIAAIIAVIALPWLATALPRMLYGS; from the coding sequence ATGGAACTGGTGATTGATCTCCTGCCATTCGTGATGTTCGCCGCCGCCTTCGCAGCGCTGCTGCGCGGCTATCCGGTAGCGTTCACGCTGGCGGGCGTGGCGATTGTCTTTGCGCTGATCGGACTGGCGCTGGACCTGTTCGATCCGCTGCATCTGCGCGCCTTCCCGCAGCGCATCTACGGCAACATCATGGAGATGGACAAGGCGATCCTGGTGGCCGTGCCGCTGTTTGTCTTCATGGGCGTGATGCTGGAAAAATCACGCATCGCGGAAGAGCTGCTCGAGGCCATGGGGGCGCTGTTCGGGGCCATGCGCGGAGGCCTCGGGATTTCAGTGGTGATTGTCGGGGCCTTGCTGGCCGCCTCCACCGGCATTGTCGGTGCGACGGTGGTGACCATGGGCCTGTTGTCCCTGCCCACCATGCTCAAGCGCGGCTATGATCCAGGGCTCGCATCGGGCACCATTGCCGCATCCGGAACCCTGGGCCAGATCATTCCGCCTTCCATCGTGCTGGTCTTGCTGGGTGATCAGCTTTCATCGGCCTATGCCGATGCCCAGCGCCGGCAAGGTGTTTTCTCGCCCGATATCATTTCTGTGGGCGATTTGTTCGCCGGCGCGCTGATCCCCGGCCTGATGCTGGTGGGCGCGTATATTCTCTATCAGGTGTTTGTCGCCATCACCCGGCCCGGCGCCGCGCCAGCTGCACCGCGCTCCGAAGTGAAGGCCGACTGGGGCAAGATCCTGGCCGCCCTCCTGCCCCCGCTTGTGCTGATGATCGCCGTGCTCGGCTCGATCCTGGGCGGACTGGCTACACCCACAGAAGCGGCCGCCGTCGGCGCGGTCGGCGCGACCTTGCTGGCGGGCTTCCGCAATGCCGGGGGAAGCGCCAACCCGCTGGCGGGGCGCGGCGTTGTCGCGATCGGGGCGCTGGCGCTGGCGGTCCTTATCGGATCAGTGCTGGTCATAGATTTGCGGTCGGGCGCTCCGGGCGCAGCGCTCACCGCAGGCTATGCCCTCGCCGCGATGGCCGCAGCGGGCGGTGCGTTTGCGCTCTGGCGGTTGCACCGCACCGGCGTGCTCGATGCCGTTATGCGCGCGACTGCCCAGATCTCGGCCATGGTGTTCGTGATCCTGATCGGTGCCAGCCTGTTCGCCCTGGTGTTCCGCGAACTGGGCGGCGACGAAACCGTGCGCGCCGCGCTGGAAGCTGTGCCCGGCGGGATATACGGCGCACTGGCCGTGGTCATGATCATCATGTTTCTGCTGGGCTTTTTCCTCGATTTCATCGAGATCACCTTTGTGGTGGTGCCCATCGTCGCGCCGGTGCTCCTGTTCATGGGCGTGGATCCGATCTGGCTCGGCGTATTGATGGCGCTGAATCTGCAGACAAGTTTCCTGACGCCCCCCTTCGGTTTTGCGCTATTTTACCTGCGCGGCGTGGCGCCGCCGCAGGTCACCACCGCAGCGATCTACCGTGGTGCCATGCCCTTTGTCGGCATCCAGATAGCGGCGATCATCGCGGTGATCGCCCTGCCCTGGCTGGCGACCGCTTTGCCAAGGATGCTCTATGGTTCATGA
- a CDS encoding TRAP transporter small permease subunit: MRAGDALLLVLLGATLAGLAVDAASGGSLGAWLQANLPALGQSTGAALGWIGLILSPLLAIPLLAGLWGRFAGLPAPVETLLRRGAGSIDAVNTAIADMVRWAALALVVVTAVIVVQRYVFGLSLSRLQESVIYLHSALFLLTSAAALLNGGHVRVDIIYSKLSARARAWTDLAGTYLALMPMCWLILYTSTGYVGGAWRILERSREGDGLPLIFLLKTLIPVFAVLMIVQGASMAARAALTLAGRTAPAPPGDLAGQEL; encoded by the coding sequence ATGCGCGCCGGCGACGCGCTGTTACTGGTATTGCTGGGAGCAACCCTGGCCGGACTGGCGGTGGACGCCGCCTCGGGCGGCTCCCTCGGCGCGTGGCTGCAAGCCAATTTGCCCGCACTTGGCCAAAGCACAGGCGCGGCGCTGGGCTGGATCGGGCTCATTCTCTCGCCGCTCCTGGCCATCCCCCTGCTCGCCGGGCTCTGGGGCCGGTTTGCCGGATTGCCAGCCCCTGTCGAAACCCTCCTGCGGCGGGGTGCGGGGTCTATTGATGCGGTGAACACCGCCATCGCCGACATGGTGCGCTGGGCGGCCCTGGCGCTCGTCGTCGTCACCGCTGTGATCGTGGTCCAGCGCTATGTGTTCGGCCTGTCGCTCTCACGCCTGCAGGAAAGCGTCATCTATCTGCACTCGGCATTGTTTCTGCTGACGAGCGCGGCGGCGCTGCTCAATGGCGGACATGTGCGCGTGGATATCATCTACTCAAAGCTCTCGGCGCGCGCCCGCGCCTGGACCGATCTGGCGGGCACCTATCTCGCTCTGATGCCGATGTGCTGGCTGATCCTGTACACCTCCACCGGCTATGTCGGCGGGGCCTGGCGCATTCTGGAGCGCTCGCGCGAGGGCGACGGCCTGCCGCTGATCTTCCTGCTCAAGACCCTGATTCCGGTCTTCGCCGTGCTGATGATCGTGCAGGGCGCGTCCATGGCCGCGCGTGCCGCGCTGACACTGGCCGGACGCACGGCACCTGCACCGCCCGGCGACCTGGCCGGACAGGAGCTCTAG
- a CDS encoding AI-2E family transporter encodes MVHDARRLQLQRVFIVALALGLTAVFLWMIRDYLGALFLAAVMAIFLMPVQRRLSSLLGGRPKITASLLLVLAVFLILLPLLAVLAVVAQQAVEVGQTVLPWLQGEIRNFREEGLAGLPDWVPFKDALAPYQGEMARRLNELASGLGGAMINGLTRATGGALGFALGAIVFLFALFYLLTSGESSLKGAMNLLPMRDTDRELLAERTLSTIRATVKGTFIIALIQGSLTGGAMAIAGVPGSVFWGAVAGLISIIPAVGTPLVWGPAVIWLFATGSPIAAVVLAIFGFVVIMHVDNVLRPMLVGKDAKMSDLMVLLSTLGGLTLFGFIGLVIGPVVAALFTSVWFIYARTYEQLLNEDDAPQTPARTDDPPA; translated from the coding sequence ATGGTTCATGACGCGCGCCGGCTGCAGCTTCAACGGGTCTTCATTGTCGCGCTCGCGCTGGGCCTGACCGCCGTTTTCCTGTGGATGATCCGAGATTATCTCGGCGCGCTGTTTCTGGCCGCCGTGATGGCCATTTTCCTGATGCCGGTTCAGCGCAGGCTTTCATCACTGCTGGGCGGGCGGCCCAAGATCACCGCGTCCCTGCTTCTGGTTCTGGCCGTGTTTCTGATCCTCCTGCCCCTGCTGGCAGTCCTTGCCGTGGTCGCCCAGCAAGCCGTGGAGGTGGGCCAGACCGTGCTGCCCTGGCTGCAGGGCGAGATCCGCAATTTCCGCGAAGAAGGCCTGGCCGGTCTGCCCGACTGGGTGCCGTTCAAGGACGCCCTCGCCCCCTATCAGGGCGAAATGGCCCGCCGGCTCAATGAGCTGGCCTCCGGTCTGGGCGGCGCGATGATCAATGGCCTGACCCGCGCTACGGGCGGCGCGCTGGGTTTTGCGCTGGGCGCCATCGTCTTCCTGTTCGCCCTGTTCTACCTGCTCACGTCCGGCGAAAGCTCGCTCAAGGGCGCCATGAACCTCCTGCCCATGCGCGACACCGACCGTGAATTGCTGGCTGAACGCACCCTGTCGACGATCCGCGCGACCGTGAAAGGGACCTTCATCATCGCCCTTATCCAGGGTTCGCTCACCGGCGGTGCCATGGCCATTGCGGGCGTGCCGGGCTCGGTGTTCTGGGGCGCGGTTGCGGGCCTCATTTCAATCATCCCGGCCGTGGGCACGCCACTGGTGTGGGGCCCGGCAGTCATCTGGCTGTTCGCCACGGGCTCGCCCATTGCGGCGGTCGTGCTGGCGATATTCGGCTTCGTCGTCATCATGCATGTCGACAACGTGCTGCGCCCGATGCTGGTGGGCAAGGACGCCAAAATGAGCGATCTGATGGTGCTGCTCTCCACCCTGGGCGGCCTGACCCTGTTCGGCTTTATCGGCCTGGTGATCGGCCCGGTCGTCGCCGCCCTGTTCACCTCGGTCTGGTTCATCTATGCGCGCACGTACGAGCAGCTGCTCAATGAGGATGATGCGCCTCAGACCCCGGCCCGGACCGACGATCCGCCGGCATAG
- a CDS encoding LemA family protein, with amino-acid sequence MEFMVFLAIIVVIGLVIVLIYNRLVALRQTTRQAWGDIDVQLKQRHDLVPNLVETVKGYAAHESQTLENVVKARQQAVDASSVKDLAQAENMLSGALRQLFALSEAYPDLKANQNFLKLQNELADLENKIAAARRFFNNAVSEYNTAIEQFPAVVLAGMFGFTEKEFFEIGGTERATPSVSF; translated from the coding sequence ATGGAATTCATGGTGTTTTTGGCCATCATCGTGGTGATCGGCCTGGTCATCGTCCTGATCTACAACCGCCTGGTCGCGCTGCGTCAGACGACGCGTCAGGCCTGGGGCGATATAGACGTCCAGCTCAAGCAGCGCCACGATCTGGTTCCCAATCTGGTGGAGACGGTGAAAGGCTACGCCGCCCACGAAAGCCAGACGCTGGAAAACGTGGTCAAAGCCCGCCAGCAGGCGGTGGACGCGAGCTCGGTCAAGGATCTGGCCCAGGCGGAAAACATGCTGTCGGGCGCGCTGCGCCAGCTGTTCGCCCTGTCGGAAGCCTATCCGGACCTGAAGGCGAACCAGAACTTCCTCAAGCTCCAGAACGAGCTGGCCGATCTGGAAAACAAGATCGCCGCCGCGCGCCGCTTCTTCAACAACGCCGTGTCGGAATACAACACGGCCATCGAGCAATTCCCGGCGGTCGTGCTGGCGGGCATGTTCGGCTTCACGGAGAAGGAATTCTTCGAGATCGGCGGGACCGAGCGCGCGACGCCGTCTGTGTCTTTCTAG
- a CDS encoding TRAP transporter substrate-binding protein has product MDRRTFLSGAAIVAAGAASACSQDAGTQNGPAAPAVARRRTRRLRMVTTWPAGFPGLGTAAERTAQFIRDMSGGELDIRVHGAGEIVGAFEVFDAVSGGVADMYHGAEYYWQGRSPAYNFFCSVPMGLTATEIMGWVEYGGGQELWDELAGQFNLIAFQAGNTGHQMGGWFKREINALSDFRGLRMRIPGIAGNVIRELGGAAVALSGGEIYQALQSGAIDATEWVGPWNDMAFGFYREAPYYYGPGFHEPGAALAVGINRSVWDSLSADHQAIVRAACRAANNQSLAEFTYQNGLALETLRTRHGVQLRDFSDEIWREIGRVSEQVVADSAQSDPLTRRVYDSYIEARRVMRSWSSISEAPYLQRRDMILGG; this is encoded by the coding sequence ATGGATCGCCGCACATTCCTTTCCGGTGCCGCAATCGTGGCCGCAGGGGCCGCCAGCGCGTGCTCGCAGGACGCCGGCACACAGAACGGACCCGCCGCGCCCGCCGTGGCGCGCCGGCGCACGCGGCGCCTACGCATGGTGACCACCTGGCCGGCGGGCTTTCCCGGTCTTGGCACGGCGGCGGAACGCACCGCGCAGTTCATTCGCGACATGTCCGGGGGTGAGCTGGATATCCGCGTCCACGGCGCGGGCGAGATTGTCGGCGCATTTGAAGTCTTTGACGCTGTCTCCGGCGGGGTCGCCGACATGTATCACGGGGCGGAGTATTACTGGCAGGGCCGCTCGCCCGCCTATAATTTCTTCTGCTCGGTCCCGATGGGCCTGACCGCTACCGAGATCATGGGCTGGGTGGAGTATGGCGGCGGCCAGGAGCTCTGGGACGAGTTGGCCGGCCAGTTCAATCTGATCGCTTTCCAGGCCGGCAATACCGGCCACCAGATGGGCGGCTGGTTCAAGCGCGAGATCAATGCCCTGTCCGATTTCCGCGGCTTGCGCATGCGAATCCCCGGCATCGCCGGCAATGTGATCCGCGAGCTGGGCGGCGCGGCGGTGGCGCTGTCAGGCGGGGAAATCTACCAGGCGCTCCAGTCCGGTGCCATCGACGCGACCGAGTGGGTGGGCCCATGGAACGACATGGCGTTCGGCTTCTATCGCGAGGCCCCGTACTATTACGGCCCCGGCTTCCATGAGCCCGGCGCGGCGCTGGCGGTGGGGATCAATCGCAGCGTCTGGGACTCGCTGTCCGCCGATCACCAGGCCATCGTGCGCGCGGCCTGCCGGGCGGCCAATAACCAGAGTCTGGCCGAGTTTACCTATCAAAACGGCCTGGCGCTGGAGACGCTGCGCACCCGCCATGGCGTGCAGCTGCGCGATTTCTCAGACGAGATCTGGCGCGAGATCGGACGCGTGTCCGAACAGGTTGTGGCCGACAGTGCCCAGAGCGATCCGCTGACCCGCCGGGTCTATGACAGCTATATCGAAGCGCGCCGGGTCATGCGGTCGTGGAGCTCGATCTCCGAGGCACCCTACCTGCAACGCCGCGACATGATCCTGGGAGGCTGA